In Vanessa cardui chromosome 28, ilVanCard2.1, whole genome shotgun sequence, one genomic interval encodes:
- the LOC124541658 gene encoding zinc finger MYM-type protein 1-like, which produces MSSRSRDTGRHYASGSAKRKAKDEKKKKNEAVVSKTRKLAEYFNVQSDVAESIESKSENTEVASHCTYYDSGTTNVSDEATFSISDAVVEETAIPLNLGISFSSQREVISTASPLDLESSCSNQKVDSNVTTVSVQKQNESKIYSNDIGEWPSNFDRDYWIEKGSSVLQNMNGDFLSSKKIYENENKPRFCHKSFFTYKHKLTNKTHVRDWLCYSDTKGRLFCFVCKITNSDSSPRFTKDGLNDWKNAHNLLTRHEESTEHRQAIISLLNLKNKNTRVDSQLVSQIETEQKYWRLLLKRIIAVIKFLAERGLAFRGSDEIIGSPHNGNYLGLLELIAQFDAFMAQHIQSHANKGKGHTSYLSKTTCEEFIHLIASSILDQIICEIKICKYYSVSLDSTPDISHVDQLTLTVRYVLPSGPVERFVKFLDMEGHTAEQLAQSLLDFLSESGIDIKDCRGQSYDNASNMSGKYTGLQARIKEINKYAEYIPCLAHSLNLVAKCAADCCTEALLFFDFIESLYTFFSASTYRWGRLTNALKDSASKIPILKRLSDTRWSARADATKALLCGFTTIKQVLEDIFNNVDQKAECRNKAYGLVSTMNKLETGIMTITWNGILERLQATSASLQSSDQDLNTGYALYESLYGYVQAMRSTFSDIEARAKDLTNCEEYQQQTSQRIKLNTKYDHFSGSTTLDDFVENQTPGQRFEFEVFIVIIDNVLSALTKRMKAYHKITSVFEVFRKIKSLTTDKILEKSSRMVSAYEDDLENSLGGELVQFAELLKTDVATVIDSKKQEPLELQFYKLLLNNSLESCFPNLEIALRIYLSLMITNCSGERSFSTLKRIKNELRNTMGQERLNHLTLLNIEHDLLKEVDIESVIAKFAHNKSRKVYL; this is translated from the coding sequence ATGAGCAGCAGATCTAGAGATACTGGTCGGCACTACGCTTCTGGAAGTGCTAAGCGTAAAGCAAAAGAtgaaaagaagaaaaagaacGAAGCTGTTGTATCAAAAACACGTAAGCTGGCCGAGTATTTTAATGTTCAGAGTGATGTTGCTGAATCTATAGAAAGTAAATCAGAAAATACAGAGGTTGCATCTCATTGTACATATTATGATAGTGGTACTACTAACGTTTCTGATGAAGCTACATTTTCTATAAGTGATGCTGTAGTTGAAGAGACAGCAATTCCTCTTAATTTAGGTATATCATTTTCTAGCCAAAGAGAAGTTATAAGCACAGCCAGTCCTCTCGATCTAGAGTCGTCGTGTTCTAATCAAAAAGTTGACTCTAATGTCACTACAGTTTCAGTCCAAAAACAAAACGAAAGTAAAATATACTCCAACGATATTGGGGAATGGCCGAGCAACTTTGATAGAGATTATTGGATTGAAAAAGGAAGCAGCGTACTGCAAAATATGAATGGAGATTTTTTGTCTTCAAAGAAAATTTATGAAAACGAAAATAAACCACGTTTCTGCCATAAGTCATTTTTCACCTATAAACATAAACTAACGAATAAAACTCACGTCAGAGACTGGTTGTGTTATTCGGACACCAAAGGACGACTTTtctgttttgtttgtaaaattacgaaTTCAGATAGTTCACCACGGTTTACGAAAGACGGATTAAATGACTGGAAGAATGCGCACAATTTGTTGACAAGACATGAAGAAAGCACTGAGCATAGACAAGCCATAATTTCGCTGTTAAACCTCAAAAACAAGAATACGCGTGTTGATTCTCAACTTGTGAGCCAAATTGAGACTGAGCAAAAGTATTGGAGGCTACTCTTAAAACGAATCATTGCAGTAATAAAGTTTTTAGCAGAACGAGGTCTTGCGTTTCGGGGTAGTGACGAAATTATTGGTTCACCTCACAATGGAAATTATTTAGGCTTGTTAGAATTAATAGCCCAATTTGACGCTTTTATGGCTCAACATATTCAAAGTCATGCTAATAAGGGAAAGGGACATACGtcatatttatctaaaacaaCTTGTGAGGAATTTATTCATCTAATTGCATCAAGCATACTGGATCAAATTATTTGCGAAATTAAGATATGCAAATACTACTCAGTTTCATTGGATTCTACTCCAGATATATCGCATGTAGACCAACTGACTCTGACAGTACGCTATGTTCTGCCATCTGGACCAGTGGAAAGATTTGTTAAGTTCTTGGACATGGAAGGTCATACTGCTGAACAACTCGCTCAAAGTTTACTAGATTTCTTGAGTGAGAGTGGCATTGATATCAAAGATTGTCGTGGGCAAAGCTACGATAATGCCAGCAACATGAGTGGGAAATACACCGGTTTACAGGCCCgaattaaggaaataaataagtacGCAGAATACATTCCCTGCCTTGCacattcattaaatttggttgCTAAGTGCGCTGCAGACTGCTGTACAGAAGCATTACTTTTCTTCGATTTCATTGAAAGCctctatacatttttttccgCTTCTACCTACCGATGGGGTCGTCTTACGAATGCACTTAAAGATTCCGCTTCGAAAATTCCGATTTTGAAACGGTTATCAGACACTAGGTGGTCAGCCCGAGCTGATGCTACGAAGGCACTTTTATGTGGTTTTACCACTATTAAGCAAGTATTGGAAGACATTTTCAATAACGTGGATCAGAAAGCGGAGTGCCGTAATAAAGCTTATGGACTAGTTTCAACGATGAATAAGTTAGAAACGGGAATAATGACAATTACTTGGAACGGAATCCTAGAACGCTTGCAAGCGACTAGTGCTTCGCTGCAATCGTCTGATCAAGATCTTAATACGGGATACGCCCTTTATGAATCATTATATGGCTACGTCCAAGCAATGCGATCCACATTTTCAGATATTGAGGCAAGAGCCAAAGATTTGACTAACTGTGAAGAATACCAGCAACAGACATCACAACGAATCAAGCTAAATACAAAGTACGACCATTTCAGCGGCTCTACTACACTCGACGACTTTGTTGAAAATCAAACACCTGGACAACGTTTCGAATTTGAGGTGTTTATTGTCATAATTGATAACGTACTGTCTGCTTTAACTAAACGTATGAAAGCATATCATAAAATTACTAGTGTTTTTGAAGTATTTCGAAAGATAAAATCTCTTACAACAGATAAGATTTTGGAAAAATCGTCAAGGATGGTCAGTGCTTACGAAGATGATTTGGAGAACAGCCTAGGCGGCGAATTAGTGCAGTTCGCAGAGCTGCTGAAAACAGATGTGGCTACTGTAATTGACAGCAAGAAACAGGAGCCTCTGGAACTgcaattttataaacttttattaaataattctttagaaTCGTGTTTCCCAAACTTAGAAATTGCCTTGCGCATTTACTTATCTCTCATGATCACTAACTGCAGTGGCGAACGTTCTTTTTCAACGTTGAAacgaattaaaaatgaattaaggaACACTATGGGCCAAGAACGTCTTAATCATCTCACGTTGTTGAATATAGAGCATGACTTGCTTAAAGAAGTCGATATTGAAAGTGTAATCGCTAAATTTGCCCATAATAAATCCagaaaagtttatttgtaa